A stretch of Enterobacter cloacae complex sp. ECNIH7 DNA encodes these proteins:
- a CDS encoding nitrate reductase subunit alpha, with amino-acid sequence MSKFLDRFRYFKQKGETFADGHGQVLDTNRDWEDGYRQRWQHDKVVRSTHGVNCTGSCSWKIFVKNGLVTWEMQQTDYPRTRPDMPNHEPRGCPRGASYSWYLYSANRLKYPLMRKRLMKMWREAKVQHSDPVDAWASIIEDADKAKSFKQARGRGGFVRSSWKEVNELIAASNVYTVKTYGPDRVAGFSPIPAMSMVSYASGARYLSLIGGTCLSFYDWYCDLPPASPQTWGEQTDVPESADWYNSSYIIAWGSNVPQTRTPDAHFFTEVRYKGTKTVAVTPDYAEIAKLCDLWLAPKQGTDAAMAMAMGHVMLREFHLDKPSQYFTDYVRRYTDMPMLVMLEERDGYYAAGRTLRAADLVDSLGQENNPEWKTVAYNSNGELVVPNGSIGFRWGEKGKWNLEQRNGTTGEETELRLSMLGSQDEIAEVGFPYFGGEGSENFNKVELKNVLMHKLPVKRLQLADGSTALVTTVYDLTMANYGLERGLGDENCATGYDDVKAYTPAWAEQITGVPRAHITRIAREFAENADKTHGRSMIIVGAGLNHWYHLDMNYRGLINMLIFCGCVGQSGGGWAHYVGQEKLRPQTGWQPLAFALDWQRPARHMNSTSYFYNHSSQWRYETVTAQELLSPMADKSRYSGHLIDFNVRAERMGWLPSAPQLGTNPLRIAEAAKQEGMSPVDYTVKSLKDGSIRFAAEQPENGKNHPRNLFIWRSNLLGSSGKGHEYMLKYLLGTENGIQGKDLGKQGGVKPEEVEWKDNGLDGKLDLVVTLDFRLSSTCLYSDIVLPTATWYEKDDMNTSDMHPFIHPLSAAVDPAWESKSDWDIYKDIAKKFSEVCVGHLGKETDVVTLPIQHDSAAELAQPLDVKDWKKGECDLIPGVTAPHIIPVERDYPATYERFTSIGPLMEKIGNGGKGIAWNTQSEMDLLRKLNYTKADGPAKGQPMLNTAIDAAEMILTLAPETNGHVAVKAWAALSEFTGRDHTHLAKNKEEEKIRFRDIQAQPRKIISSPTWSGLEDEHVSYNAGYTNVHELIPWRTLSGRQSLYQDHQWMRDFGESLLVYRPPIDTRSVTAVMGAKSNGNPEKALNFLTPHQKWGIHSTYSDNLLMLTLSRGGPIVWMSETDAKDLGIEDNDWIEVFNSNGALTARAVVSQRVPAGMTMMYHAQERIVNLPGSEITEQRGGIHNSVTRITPKPTHMIGGYAQLAYGFNYYGTVGSNRDEFVVVRKMKNINWLDGEGNDQVQESVK; translated from the coding sequence ATGAGCAAATTTTTGGACCGGTTTCGCTACTTCAAACAGAAGGGTGAAACTTTTGCCGATGGGCACGGCCAGGTTCTGGATACCAACCGGGACTGGGAAGACGGTTACCGCCAGCGCTGGCAGCATGACAAAGTCGTCCGTTCGACCCACGGCGTGAACTGTACCGGTTCATGCAGCTGGAAGATTTTCGTTAAAAACGGTCTGGTGACCTGGGAAATGCAGCAGACCGACTACCCGCGCACCCGCCCGGATATGCCAAACCATGAACCGCGCGGCTGCCCGCGCGGTGCCAGCTACTCCTGGTATCTCTACAGCGCTAACCGCCTGAAATACCCGCTGATGCGCAAACGCCTGATGAAAATGTGGCGCGAGGCGAAAGTGCAGCACAGCGATCCGGTGGATGCCTGGGCGTCTATTATCGAAGACGCTGATAAAGCGAAAAGCTTCAAGCAGGCTCGCGGCCGCGGCGGCTTTGTGCGTTCCTCATGGAAAGAAGTGAACGAGCTGATTGCCGCCTCCAACGTCTACACCGTTAAAACCTACGGTCCTGACCGCGTGGCTGGCTTCTCGCCGATCCCGGCGATGTCGATGGTCTCTTACGCTTCCGGCGCGCGCTATCTGTCACTTATCGGCGGGACCTGCCTGAGCTTCTACGACTGGTACTGCGACCTGCCGCCGGCGTCTCCGCAGACCTGGGGCGAGCAGACCGACGTGCCGGAATCCGCGGACTGGTACAACTCCAGCTACATCATCGCCTGGGGTTCAAACGTTCCTCAGACCCGTACGCCGGACGCGCACTTCTTTACTGAAGTCCGTTACAAAGGCACCAAAACCGTGGCGGTAACCCCTGACTACGCGGAAATTGCCAAGCTCTGCGATCTGTGGCTGGCACCGAAACAGGGTACCGATGCCGCGATGGCGATGGCGATGGGGCACGTCATGCTGCGCGAATTCCATCTTGATAAGCCAAGCCAGTACTTCACCGACTACGTCCGCCGCTACACCGACATGCCAATGCTGGTCATGCTGGAAGAGCGTGACGGGTACTATGCCGCAGGACGTACGCTGCGCGCAGCCGATCTGGTGGATTCGCTGGGCCAGGAAAATAATCCTGAGTGGAAAACCGTTGCGTATAACAGCAACGGCGAGCTGGTAGTGCCAAACGGCTCTATCGGCTTCCGCTGGGGCGAGAAGGGCAAGTGGAACCTTGAGCAACGTAACGGCACGACCGGCGAAGAGACTGAGCTGCGCCTCAGCATGCTGGGCAGCCAGGATGAGATCGCCGAGGTCGGGTTCCCGTACTTCGGCGGCGAAGGTTCCGAGAACTTCAACAAGGTTGAACTGAAAAACGTACTGATGCACAAGCTGCCGGTTAAGCGCCTGCAGTTGGCCGACGGCTCTACCGCGCTGGTCACCACCGTTTATGACCTGACCATGGCGAACTACGGTCTGGAGCGCGGTCTGGGCGATGAAAACTGCGCAACCGGCTATGATGACGTGAAGGCCTACACCCCGGCCTGGGCGGAACAGATTACCGGCGTGCCTCGCGCGCACATTACCCGTATCGCACGTGAGTTTGCAGAAAACGCGGACAAGACCCACGGTCGTTCGATGATCATCGTCGGTGCGGGTCTGAACCACTGGTATCACCTCGATATGAACTACCGTGGCCTGATCAACATGCTGATCTTCTGCGGCTGCGTCGGTCAGAGCGGCGGCGGCTGGGCGCACTACGTCGGCCAGGAGAAACTGCGTCCGCAGACCGGCTGGCAGCCTCTGGCGTTTGCCCTCGACTGGCAGCGTCCGGCACGCCACATGAACAGCACCTCCTATTTCTATAACCACTCCAGCCAGTGGCGCTACGAAACGGTCACCGCGCAGGAGCTGCTCTCGCCGATGGCGGATAAATCCCGCTACAGCGGCCACCTGATTGACTTCAACGTGCGTGCGGAACGCATGGGCTGGCTGCCGTCGGCGCCGCAGCTGGGCACTAACCCGCTGCGCATTGCGGAAGCGGCGAAGCAGGAGGGCATGTCTCCGGTGGATTACACCGTGAAATCGCTGAAGGATGGCTCAATCCGCTTCGCGGCGGAACAGCCGGAGAACGGTAAAAACCACCCGCGCAACCTGTTCATCTGGCGCTCCAACCTGCTGGGCTCGTCCGGTAAAGGCCACGAGTACATGCTGAAATACCTGCTCGGTACCGAAAACGGCATCCAGGGGAAAGATCTTGGCAAGCAGGGCGGCGTGAAGCCGGAAGAGGTGGAGTGGAAAGACAACGGTCTCGACGGCAAGCTGGATCTGGTGGTGACGCTCGACTTCCGTCTGTCCAGCACCTGCCTGTACTCCGATATCGTGCTGCCAACCGCGACCTGGTACGAAAAAGACGACATGAATACCTCGGATATGCATCCGTTTATTCATCCGCTGTCTGCGGCCGTTGACCCGGCGTGGGAATCAAAAAGCGACTGGGATATCTACAAAGACATCGCGAAGAAATTCTCCGAAGTCTGCGTGGGGCACCTGGGCAAAGAGACCGACGTGGTGACGCTGCCAATCCAGCACGACTCCGCCGCCGAGCTGGCGCAGCCGCTGGACGTGAAGGACTGGAAAAAAGGGGAATGCGACCTGATCCCGGGCGTGACCGCGCCGCACATTATTCCGGTTGAACGCGACTACCCGGCAACCTACGAGCGCTTTACCTCTATCGGCCCGCTGATGGAAAAAATCGGTAACGGCGGAAAAGGGATCGCCTGGAACACCCAGAGCGAAATGGATCTGCTGCGCAAGCTCAACTACACCAAAGCGGACGGCCCGGCGAAAGGCCAGCCTATGCTGAACACGGCGATTGATGCGGCAGAGATGATCCTGACCCTGGCTCCGGAAACCAACGGCCACGTTGCCGTCAAAGCCTGGGCGGCGCTGAGCGAGTTTACCGGACGCGATCACACGCACCTGGCGAAGAATAAAGAGGAAGAGAAAATCCGCTTCCGCGATATTCAGGCCCAGCCGCGCAAGATTATCTCCAGCCCGACCTGGTCCGGCCTGGAAGATGAGCATGTGTCCTATAACGCGGGCTACACCAACGTTCACGAGCTGATCCCATGGCGCACCCTGTCCGGTCGTCAGTCGCTGTATCAGGATCACCAGTGGATGCGCGACTTCGGTGAAAGCCTGCTGGTCTACCGTCCGCCAATCGACACCCGCTCCGTAACCGCAGTTATGGGCGCGAAATCGAACGGTAACCCTGAGAAGGCGCTGAACTTCCTGACGCCGCACCAGAAGTGGGGTATCCACTCCACCTACAGCGACAACCTGCTGATGCTGACGCTGTCGCGCGGCGGTCCGATTGTCTGGATGAGCGAAACGGATGCCAAAGATCTGGGCATTGAAGATAACGACTGGATCGAAGTGTTCAACAGCAACGGTGCCCTGACGGCGCGTGCGGTGGTGAGCCAGCGCGTACCGGCCGGGATGACCATGATGTACCACGCTCAGGAACGTATCGTTAACCTGCCGGGGTCAGAGATCACCGAGCAGCGCGGCGGGATCCACAACTCCGTGACCCGTATTACGCCGAAGCCAACCCACATGATCGGTGGCTATGCGCAGCTGGCCTACGGCTTTAACTACTACGGCACCGTAGGATCGAACCGCGATGAGTTCGTGGTGGTACGTAAGATGAAGAATATTAACTGGTTAGACGGCGAAGGTAATGACCAGGTACAGGAGAGCGTAAAATGA
- the narH gene encoding nitrate reductase subunit beta — protein sequence MKIRSQVGMVLNLDKCIGCHTCSVTCKNVWTSREGMEYAWFNNVESKPGTGFPTDWENQEKWKGGWIRKINGKLQPRMGNRAWLLGKIFANPHLPGIDDYYEPFDYDYQNLHNAPESKHQPIARPRSLITGQRMDKITSGPNWEEILGGEFEKRAKDQNFENMQKAMYGQFENTFMMYLPRLCEHCLNPACVATCPSGAIYKREEDGIVLIDQDKCRGWRMCITGCPYKKIYFNWKSGKSEKCIFCYPRIEAGMPTVCSESCVGRIRYLGVLLYDADAIENAASTEHEKDLYQRQLDVFLDPNDPKVIEQALKDGVPQSVIDAAQQSPVYKMAMDWKLALPLHPEYRTLPMVWYVPPLSPIQSAADAGELGSNGILPDVESLRIPVQYLANLLTAGDTQPVLLALKRMLAMRHFKRAETVDGVADTRALEEVGLTEAQAQEMYRYLAIANYEDRFVVPSSHRELAREAFPEKNGCGFTFGDGCHGSDSKFNLFNSRRIDAMDVTSKTEPRQ from the coding sequence ATGAAAATTCGTTCACAAGTCGGCATGGTGCTGAATCTGGATAAATGCATCGGCTGTCATACCTGCTCGGTCACCTGTAAAAACGTCTGGACCAGCCGCGAAGGTATGGAATACGCCTGGTTCAACAACGTGGAAAGCAAGCCGGGCACCGGCTTCCCGACCGACTGGGAAAACCAGGAGAAGTGGAAGGGCGGCTGGATCCGCAAAATCAACGGCAAGCTGCAGCCGCGCATGGGCAACCGCGCTTGGCTTCTGGGAAAAATCTTCGCTAACCCGCATCTGCCGGGCATCGACGATTACTACGAGCCGTTTGACTACGACTACCAGAACCTGCACAACGCGCCGGAAAGCAAGCACCAGCCGATCGCCCGTCCTCGCTCGCTGATCACCGGTCAGCGCATGGACAAAATTACCAGCGGTCCAAACTGGGAAGAGATTCTGGGCGGCGAGTTCGAAAAACGCGCCAAAGACCAGAACTTCGAGAACATGCAGAAGGCGATGTACGGCCAGTTCGAAAATACCTTCATGATGTATCTGCCGCGCCTGTGCGAGCACTGCCTCAACCCGGCGTGCGTGGCGACCTGCCCGAGCGGCGCCATCTACAAGCGTGAAGAAGACGGCATTGTGCTTATTGACCAGGACAAGTGCCGCGGCTGGCGCATGTGCATCACCGGCTGCCCGTACAAAAAAATCTACTTCAACTGGAAGAGCGGTAAATCTGAGAAGTGCATCTTCTGCTACCCGCGTATTGAAGCCGGAATGCCGACCGTCTGCTCAGAAAGCTGCGTAGGCCGTATTCGCTACCTCGGCGTGCTGCTGTATGACGCGGACGCGATTGAAAACGCCGCGAGCACCGAGCACGAGAAAGATCTGTATCAGCGTCAGCTGGACGTGTTCCTCGATCCGAACGATCCGAAGGTGATTGAGCAGGCGCTGAAAGACGGCGTGCCGCAGAGCGTGATTGACGCGGCGCAGCAGTCACCGGTGTACAAAATGGCGATGGACTGGAAGCTCGCGCTGCCGCTGCATCCGGAATACCGCACCCTGCCGATGGTCTGGTACGTGCCGCCGCTGTCGCCAATTCAGTCCGCGGCTGACGCGGGCGAACTGGGCAGCAACGGCATCCTGCCGGACGTGGAAAGCCTGCGTATTCCGGTTCAGTACCTGGCGAACCTGTTGACCGCAGGGGACACCCAGCCGGTACTGCTCGCGCTGAAGCGTATGCTGGCGATGCGTCACTTCAAACGCGCGGAAACCGTAGACGGTGTGGCCGATACCCGCGCGCTGGAAGAGGTCGGTCTGACCGAAGCGCAGGCGCAGGAGATGTACCGCTATCTGGCGATTGCCAACTACGAAGACCGTTTCGTGGTGCCGAGCAGCCACCGCGAGCTGGCCCGCGAAGCCTTCCCGGAAAAAAATGGCTGTGGCTTTACCTTTGGCGACGGCTGCCACGGGTCAGACAGCAAATTCAACCTGTTCAACAGCCGCCGCATCGATGCCATGGATGTGACCAGCAAAACGGAGCCGCGCCAATGA
- the narJ gene encoding nitrate reductase molybdenum cofactor assembly chaperone, whose translation MIELVIVSRLLEYPDAALAQHQQELFDALASSENLDKDDAQRLGVFLRDLLARDLLDAQADYSQLFDRGRATSLLLFEHVHGESRDRGQAMVDLMAQYEQHGLQLDSRELPDHLPLYLEYLAQLPKEEALGGLQDIAPILALLGARLQQRESRYAVLFDLLVKLANASVDSEKVAEKIADEARDDTPQALDAVWEEEQVKFFADQNCGESEISAHQRRFAGAVAPQYLNISNGGRH comes from the coding sequence ATGATTGAACTCGTCATTGTTTCGCGTCTGCTCGAGTACCCGGATGCTGCGCTTGCGCAGCATCAGCAGGAACTCTTTGATGCACTCGCGTCATCTGAAAACCTGGATAAAGACGATGCCCAGCGGCTTGGTGTTTTCCTCCGCGATCTGCTGGCGCGCGACCTTCTGGACGCGCAGGCGGACTACAGCCAGTTGTTTGACCGCGGGCGCGCGACCTCGCTGCTGCTGTTTGAACACGTTCACGGTGAATCCCGTGACCGCGGTCAGGCGATGGTGGACCTGATGGCCCAGTACGAACAGCACGGCCTGCAGCTCGACAGCCGCGAGCTGCCGGATCATCTGCCGCTGTATCTGGAGTACCTGGCGCAGTTGCCGAAAGAAGAGGCGCTGGGCGGTCTGCAGGATATCGCGCCGATCCTGGCGCTGCTCGGCGCGCGTCTTCAGCAGCGGGAGAGCCGCTATGCGGTGCTGTTCGATCTGCTGGTGAAGCTGGCCAACGCCTCGGTCGACAGTGAAAAAGTGGCGGAGAAAATTGCGGATGAAGCCCGCGATGATACGCCACAAGCGCTGGATGCGGTCTGGGAAGAAGAGCAGGTGAAATTCTTTGCTGACCAGAACTGCGGCGAGTCTGAAATCTCCGCTCACCAGCGTCGTTTTGCCGGCGCGGTTGCCC